The following are from one region of the Stanieria cyanosphaera PCC 7437 genome:
- a CDS encoding DUF4079 domain-containing protein: protein MALEIPDTIKTWSQFGHPILMWVLLGLTIYALYLGMQIRRTRNADKEVRKELVKKNFSLRHHQIGSILLALMVLGTIGGMGVTYINNGKLFVGPHLLAGLAMTGMIATSAALVPYMQKGNELARYTHITLNVVLLGLFGWQAVTGMQIVQRIIEKMA, encoded by the coding sequence ATGGCACTAGAGATTCCTGACACAATTAAAACTTGGTCACAATTTGGTCATCCTATTTTAATGTGGGTATTATTGGGCTTGACAATTTATGCGTTATATCTTGGGATGCAAATTAGACGTACTCGCAACGCAGACAAAGAGGTTAGAAAAGAATTAGTTAAAAAGAATTTTAGTCTTAGACATCATCAAATTGGTTCAATTTTGCTAGCCTTGATGGTTTTAGGCACAATTGGTGGGATGGGAGTGACCTATATTAATAATGGCAAATTATTTGTAGGGCCTCATCTTCTAGCTGGTTTAGCTATGACAGGAATGATTGCTACTTCTGCTGCCTTAGTTCCTTATATGCAAAAAGGTAACGAATTAGCTCGTTATACTCATATTACTCTTAATGTTGTTTTGTTAGGTTTGTTTGGTTGGCAAGCCGTCACTGGAATGCAAATTGTCCAAAGAATTATTGAAAAAATGGCTTAA
- a CDS encoding ankyrin repeat domain-containing protein, which yields MSWVIGMILSQNTSLLQAVINGDRDLVQELLNHGIDPNERDQKSTTALMYAAQKGYSEIVNLLIQAGADVNCSNQPHLITALMMAAAANQIDVVKTLINAGADLNQVNDDGTPALAIAAYRGYLQVVQLLVAAGAEINICDRDGDSPLSLAIGSNRPEIVQELVQAGAAINNRDWQGETPLTLATETENPLIIDILLPAGAEIDLTTTTGETPLAIATSNGNQEIVQQLLKAGANPNLADLQGDTPLHIATVEGYRYLVATLLKAGAEVDYRNKIGDTPLMIACLQGYQEIVELLINHGANPQLENQEEIPLTLALAHDNEQIIRMLLAAGANPNTRLPDGKTVLMQACDRGQVKIIEELIKAGADVNIQDRSGASALMWASHRGYTEAVETLLKTNQVQLDLRNRGGYTALMLARFNEYGEIVKLLQQAGATEK from the coding sequence ATGAGTTGGGTAATAGGGATGATTCTTAGTCAAAACACTTCGTTATTACAAGCAGTTATTAATGGCGATCGCGATTTAGTGCAAGAGTTATTGAATCACGGCATAGATCCTAATGAGCGCGATCAAAAAAGTACTACCGCTTTGATGTATGCTGCTCAAAAAGGTTATAGCGAAATTGTCAATTTACTGATTCAAGCTGGCGCAGACGTTAATTGTAGCAACCAACCTCACCTTATTACGGCTTTAATGATGGCAGCAGCAGCAAATCAAATCGATGTTGTCAAAACTTTAATTAATGCTGGTGCAGATCTAAACCAAGTTAATGATGATGGTACTCCTGCTTTGGCGATCGCAGCTTATCGTGGTTATTTACAAGTAGTGCAACTTTTAGTAGCAGCAGGTGCAGAAATCAATATTTGCGACCGCGATGGAGATAGTCCTTTAAGTCTAGCGATTGGCTCAAATCGACCCGAAATAGTGCAAGAATTAGTTCAAGCTGGCGCAGCAATTAATAATCGTGATTGGCAAGGTGAAACTCCTTTAACTTTAGCTACAGAAACAGAAAATCCCTTGATTATTGACATTTTATTACCAGCAGGTGCAGAAATAGATTTAACCACTACCACAGGAGAAACTCCTCTAGCGATCGCGACAAGCAATGGCAATCAAGAAATTGTTCAACAATTATTAAAAGCTGGTGCTAATCCAAATTTGGCAGATTTACAAGGAGACACACCTTTACACATAGCTACAGTTGAAGGATATCGGTATCTTGTTGCTACGTTACTAAAAGCAGGCGCAGAAGTTGATTATCGCAATAAAATTGGTGATACTCCGTTAATGATAGCTTGTTTGCAAGGATATCAAGAAATTGTAGAGTTATTAATTAATCACGGTGCTAATCCCCAACTAGAAAATCAAGAAGAAATACCTTTAACTTTAGCCTTGGCACACGACAACGAACAGATTATCAGAATGCTATTAGCAGCAGGTGCTAATCCCAATACTAGACTTCCAGACGGCAAAACAGTTCTCATGCAAGCTTGCGATCGCGGTCAAGTTAAAATAATTGAGGAACTAATTAAAGCTGGTGCAGATGTTAATATCCAAGATCGTTCTGGTGCAAGCGCTTTAATGTGGGCAAGTCATCGCGGTTATACTGAGGCTGTTGAAACTCTACTCAAAACCAATCAAGTTCAACTCGATCTCCGCAACCGTGGTGGTTATACCGCCTTAATGCTAGCTAGATTTAATGAATACGGGGAAATAGTCAAGTTACTACAACAAGCTGGTGCAACAGAAAAGTAA